From the genome of Tenrec ecaudatus isolate mTenEca1 chromosome 1, mTenEca1.hap1, whole genome shotgun sequence:
GCGGGCCCGGTGAGGTGCTGGACCTGACCTATAGCCCACCAGCCGTGCCCTTCCCACCTGCGCCCCGCTTCACCTACCCTCCATTGCCCACTGAAATGCCCCCTGCCCCCGGCCTGCTGCTGGGTGCCCCTGATCACACAGCGCCCCCAGACCCAGTGGACATGCCGCAGCACGGCTGTGACATCAACTTCAAGGAGGTGCTGGAGGACATGCTGCGCTCCCTGCAGACCGTGCCAGCTGCAGCGCCCCCCGGCCCAGCTGCAGCAGGGGTTGGTGGGGGTCCGGAGCGCCAGAGTGTTATCCAATTTGGGCCACCCTTCCCCAACTCCTAGGCGAGCAcacagccccaacctggggcactTTCAGAGGCCTATTTATGTGTCCACACGTCCCTCCCCTCGGCCAGTGTGCAGGGCAGTGGTCCTCTTCGACGAGGCAGGGAGCCTCTGCCCACCCAACCCAGCTCACAGGGCCCCCACTTCAGTGCCTTCCCAGGCTGACCCTCCAAGGGCCAGCTCATGTGGACATGCCCCTTACCCCCATGGGTCTGTCAGGAACTCCCCAGGCCACCCTGCTCAGGATTAGGGGTAGGTGTgcaaggggtcaggcaggccCTGGGGGTTGGGACCCAGGACCCCTCTGTGCCTCTTTTCTCCTGACCCCCCCCCTCCAACCCCGAGGGCAGGCACCCTGACCAGGGGGCTCCCTGCTTAACCCACCAATGGCCACACCTACCAAACTGGGTGGTCCAAGAGCTGGAGACTCAGGAAACCCCAGGTGCTCAGGGTCAAGGCTCCGGGGGGGCCCCCCATTAATATATGCAATGCCCCCAGCCTCTCACTCCCTAAGTTATTGCATTGCCCCGCTGCTCTCCAGGCCTGGAAGCCCCCTGGGGCGGGGCCTTTCTATCAGAGTGTATTTATAATGAGtcccatgtacatatgtaaagagagttttaaatatatgtccttttgattatttcctttgccCTGTGCCTCTGACCAGGCCCGTGTCTGTCTGCTCGGGGAGGGGAAGCTGGACACAGCACGGCAGTTCCGAAGATTGCCTCCCTCTAGTCTCATGTGGCTATGTGCATGTGTGGGTGTGAGGGTCTGCCCAGGAAcacaccgcagacctgggccagCAGTACCCCTGGCCCTAGCTATGGGGGACCCCCTCTCAGGAGCATGCCCACCCCACATGAGAGCTCCCAGGCTGTACCTGGGGTGAGGGCAGCTCAGTCAAGGACCCACCTCCAGGCCTTGCGCAGAAGGCCTGAGCCACAGGACACACTCCCTGGCAGCCTCAAACCCATGCTCAGACCCTACAGGGTCTTaaggcttgtatatcttcaaagcAGTACTGCTGCCTTCCCTCCGTGCCACCCACTCCAAGGAGACAGAGGTGCCAGTAGGCCGATTTGAATGTTTTATTCCCACAAAGCAGAGGGGCTGGCGCGGCCTGGGGACTTCCTCCGGCAGAGGTGCACGCTGGGTTCTCGGGGCTGCCCCACCAGCGGGCTGGTTTGCAGGCAGGCCGTCATGGGTGCCGGGGGGAAGGGTCCAGGTAACgcagggcagtgggttggggCAGAGCTTGTGGGACTAGAGGTAGCAGGGCAGGTCCTTCTCGATCACCTGTGAGGGAAGGTGAgggtcagggccttcctctccctggTGCCCATCCTCCCCCCGCCCACTCATAACACCTACCAAGGGCTCCTCCATGGGGCCGTACCGCTTCACCACACAGCCGTTCTTGTCCACGAGGAACTgccaggggaggaggggagttcaGCGACACCTGGGAGCTGGCCcggcccccaccccacaacacaccCCCTTACCTTGGTGAAGTTCCACTTGATGGCGCTACAAAAGATAAGCACTGTCACACGGCTGTGGGCGGGCAGCCCCTCCCCTGACACTGACTGCCCCAGgatgccccgccccctcccaggcCCCCCTCACTTCCCCAGGATGCCCCGCCCCTGTTCCATGCTACCCTGACCCCAGGCCCCAATCACTCACTTCCCCAGGATGCCCCGCCCCTTAGGTTGGACTTTCATCCACTTCCACAGCGGGTGGGCGTCGTCGCCGTTCACGCAGACCTTGCTGTACATATCGAATTTGACATTATAGCCGGCAGCGAACTCTTTAATCTCGGCATTACTCCCTGGCTCCTGCGGGCGGGAAGCCGGGGCTCAGGGTCAGTGGGGTGGGTAAGGGTGCAGTGTGTCTGACTGACAaccctctctggccttcaggaacACCACAACCAGGGAccagccccacccctgccctggagCCCCACATTCCACCACCCCTGGCTCCACGCCAGCCACGCACCTGCCTCCCAAACTGGTTGCAGGGGAAAGCGAGGATCCGCAAACCGCACTCAGCATAGCGGGCGTGCAGGTCGACGAGCTGAGTGTAGTTTACGTCCGTTTTGCCTCATTGGGAGGCTACGTTGGTTACGATGCACACAAAACCCCTGCAGGCAAGGTTACACAACCAAGGTCAGGCCACTGTCGCTTGTCCCTCTCTCCATGCTCTCCCGGAGGCGGGCACATACCTGTACTTGTCCAGGTTCACCATGCGCCCATCGATGTCCTTGGCAGAAAACTCGTGCATGGAGCGCGCGCAGCGCCAATCGTCACGGGAAGCGCACTGGCAAGGGAAGGGGCACGCTGAGTCACCAAGCAGGGAGCCCTGCCCAGACTCCAGGGGAGCTGCAGCCTAAAAACCGGGCCCCCGGGCGAGGGAAGGAGACGGGTGGGCTCCCCACCTCCCGGTGCGCGTGCCCCTGCCAGCTGGGCGCGGGAGACACTGGGCACCCTGCCCCCTAGAACTCGAGACCCCCAATAGGGTGCAGCCCGCAACCTTCCGCTGAGGACGTGCCCTTCTACGCTTGCAAGCGCGGGCCTTCTGCCTGCCTGCAGCTGCCCGCCGACGCCCGCCACGGCCGCGTCCCCGTCCCCGACCCCGGCACCGCGAGGAGCCCGCGACTGCGCGGCCCATGTCGGCCGCGGTCGGGCCGCGCCAGTGCCCTGCGAGCCCGACACCGCGGGACAAAGGGCCCATGTAGCCAGGGCGCCGGGACTGTGACGCCACCGCCCGCCCCGAGGCccagggcgggcgggcgggggaggggcgcGCCGGCCACTGCCGCGTGACTGGCGTTCAGCACACCCGCGCTCCGCCCCGGGCCCTGTCGCCTTCCGGCCCCGGGGACCGTGACCCAAGCCCCAACTGCCCACCCGCCGCCATGCCCCCAAACTCAGCCGCCCGCTGAGCTCCCTCCCGACGCTGCTCAGCCCCAGGGCCCGGCCTGAGGACAAGCGCCGAGAAGGATGACCAAAGGGTCTCCGGCTCCGGCCCCGAGGTCACAACCGACGCCCCTCCCCCAGAGGACCAGCGCCCTTCGGCCCCGGCCAGGTCACCGGCTGCCGAATCGCTAGTCTGGGCACACAAACCGACGCTCCGGGCCCCGCGCGCCAGCCCAACGGCCCGGGCCGGACCCAACTCACCATGGTGCTGGCCAAGCCGGACGCAAGCACGGTACCGCACAGAGCCGCCGGCTTGAGCAGGCGGCAAAGACGACTGAAACTCATCCCGACGACGGCGGGGAACTAGGAGCAGCAGCTCCTCCCCACGCCCAGAGGGCCAATGGACGCGCGCCGCCGCGCCGCGCCTCCCCGCCTTGGGCCACGCCTACCAGCGCTCTTATTGGTTGATTGCGTCAGCGCAGCTGGCGTCTGCCTACGCAGGCCAATGGGGCGTCGGGGTAGGGGCGGGCAAGGCGGGCAGGGGCGGGGCCATGCCTGCGGCTTTGTTGTTGTCTGCAAGTGCGCAGGCTCAATGGGAGCCCGCGGCCGCGGCCGCACAGTTGGTGGCTTGTGGACAGTTAGAGGAGGGTTGGTTCGCCCTCCGCCGCCGCTAGAGCGGCCTAGCACTCGAGACAAGTACTGGAAAGTCGGTACGCGGCTATAACTCTCGGAAAGATCGCCACCGCGCTTTCGAAATTCCTATGGTTTTAATCAAATTAACTTAATTGAGTCAAAATCATATCCGAGCTCCCCCAACTAGGGGCCGTGGTGTGGCTTTGATAGACGCCAACTGCAGCTGTAGGAGGCCCAGAGATCCCTAACCTCAACTATGGGGCCCCCTGACCCCAGCTATGGAGACCCAGAGACCCTGGCCCCGTGTCGGGGGTGGGGCGAGGGCACGGCCCTATCCATGGAGGCCCACAGACAGTATTGTGCTGCTTATTTAAGTTACACAGGGGGCGTGATGATGACAGTTAGGAAACGTTTAACCGGAACGTAGAGACCCCCACTCCCGTGGTGGTTAGCAccggcccctccccctccccctcccgtcCTCCCCCAGAGAACACGTGATCTAGCTTTGGAATCTCCAGCCCCAGATTACCGCTCTAGTTTAGCTGTGATTCTTTACAAAACTCGGGCTTACTTTCGCAACCCATGGCCTTTATcaacaaaaaaacacacccaCCCACGAGATCGCCTCTCCTGGGATCCCATGGCTTCCTGGGTTTCTGGCTCAGTGTTTCCTAGCAGCTTGGGCCTGAGTCACGACATTCCACCACCCACTGCCCTCTGGACAGAGTGGCCTGTGGGCTGCGGAGCCTCCCCTACAGTctttcccttctccccaccccaccccggcctCAAACGCTGCAGGCCAATTTGGAGGGGTGCAAGGTTCCCACCCTCTGAACCCCACCCCTCTCTAGAAGGGCTGTCTGATGGGAAGGGAGCATGGAGCAAGGGATGTTCACCTGGGTGCCCTGAGCcctgccaccaccccaccccaccccagccagcaCAGGGACTCGCCTCCCGCTTGGGGGCTCCTGGAGTCTGTTCCACTTCTCGGGAACCCCCTTTCCTGTCTGCCCCCCTCTCTGACTCTCTGTAACCCAGCTCAGCCCAtcccaattttgctgaaaatgttcCCCGAAACTTTGGAGTAAACACTTTGGCCAGAGTGCTTATTTTCAGCGGCCCATAAAGCCAAGACAGGACACCGCCCACCACAAGGTCCAGGTGGGGAGGAAGGTAGTTTTCCCACCCCTGTCCCTGTCTGTGTTGTGATATGAACAGAGTGTAGGCTGGGGTGGGCCTGCGTGGGGACACAGTATAGGCCCCAGGAGGGGTTCTAAGAGGTTTCCCAAGTGGTCCAGTTTTACAGATGGTGAACCGCAGCCTGGGGACACCCCAGGGCCCCAAGGATGCTCCCTTGTCACCCGAGCTCCAGTGAACTCAGCTGGAAGCTGAGCCTCCCCCTGAGCCCTGCAAGGCAGAAGGGGGCCACCCACAGCCATTACATCCTCTGTTTTTGTTCTgaggttgttgctgttaggtgggaGCTCATAAGACAGAAGGACACCCAGCcggtcctgtgcctgagcccattgtcttGGCCAGTGTCtggccatctcctggagggtcttcctctccgctgcccctccgcttcactaagcacaatgtccttctccagggactggtgtcgcctgacaacacgtccaaagcaggtgagatgaagtctcaccaccctcgcctctcaggagcgttctggctgtacttcttccaagacagatttatttgttcttttgacaggccCTGGTCCTTTCAATATAGTCCCCAGCACCACGgttcaaatgtatcgatttttctttggtctttcctcactccgtgtccaacttccacatgtgtCCGAGGTGACTGACACTGCCATAGCCTGGGTCGGGTGCCCCTTCATCCTAAACCTATGCAACCATCACCCTCGTTCTAGAGCAGACCCAGCCGTGTGACGGTCTTGTCTGTGGGACACGGCATCCATGTCAGCAGCACCCTCCCCCGTGACCCCTTTAACCTGACCTCTCCTTCCTGCCATGCTTCTAAAGCTCAGCTGCATGCAGCCTGCGGCAGGCAGCCGTGTTAGAACACTAAGCAGGGTCACACAGGTGGTCCTGGGTGTGGGAGTCTTCCGTCCTGGGTCAACACCGAGGAGAGGAATGGTGAGGGCTGGTGGGCCGCAGCTCAAGATGACTTTTGTCTTTGTAAACaacgcccccccgcccccggccaCATACACACCCAAGGGTGCAAATGTGAGGGGTCTGAGGTCTTCGAAGCGGATTGGATAAGCACAGACAAGTTCGCTGCCAAGGAGCTGGCGCcacgatgccgactcacagtcaccctgtggTTTCCCAGCCTGTCAGTCTGCCCAGggtcacacagcctcatctttctcccaaggagcggaggGTGGGTTTCAACAGCTGACTGTGCATTTCGCAGCCCAGAGCACAGCCTGCTATCCACCAGGGCGCCTAAGGAGATTGGGTAAAACTCAGAAACCcatctcactgctgtcgagttgattccacctcctagtgaccccacaggacagagtggaaactCGGTTGTTTGGTTTCTGAAACCTTAAATCTTGACAGGACcaagcagcctcctctttctccctccaggcagctggtgggtttgaaccaaccactggccttgtggttggcaggaCAGGGTGCAGGTGCTCCTAAGCTGTTCGGGCAGCTGGCCCAGAAGGCTAAGACCGCCAGCCCCACCCGGGCAGGGCTCAGCTCTGCCATCCTGGGAGGTTTAAAAGGAGGTGTTTTTGAAGAGAGGGGGCGGGCAGGCACCTCACGGCCACCTACAAGGCTGAACCCAGGTGGCCCTGGGCTGTGCTACCTGTCAGGCCCCTCAGTGGCCTCATGGCCACAGGGCCTACAGGCCGGAAACTTAGAGGCAGGTTGACCTCTGCCCCATAGGAGCGGGCCTGGGGCTACTGTCCTGTTACTGactcccctaccccctaccccccccccccccgtcaagGTCAAAGGACCAGCTGCCACCTCCAGCCACACCTGTCTGTCTGGGTGGGGCATGAAGGGAGTAAGGAGCATGCACTGCGGCCACTGGGGAGGCAGTGGAGAGTCACAGAACTGCCCAAGTTGTCGGTCACCCTCTCTCTGGCATGGACAGCCTCCCtgcacccctcaccccctcctcctccccaggggCCTTCAAACCAGCACTCATGtctacccctccctcccacccccatgccaCCTGTGCCCACATCTGCCACCACACTGACCTTCTGTCCAACAGAGCAGGGTGCTGCCGCCTGGGCACTCAAAGGTGTGTGGTGTCTACCCAGCTGACTGAGGTCCCCCCCTTCTGGGCCCACTACTATCGTCCCTCTCCAGGCCATCAGTCCTTCCTGGGGATGAGTCCAAGCCTCAGGTTCTCAGGGGCTGGTGTGGTCAGTAGGTCTccggacctttcttcctagtctctctcaGTCTAGAAGCCCcagggggtgaccctgctgatgtCGGAGAGTTCAGTGGCCTAGCTTCCAGCCCTATAGAGACACATGGCTTCCCTCCATGTGACAGACAGACGAACAGGCAGGTGGTGGACCTGCCTGTTACCCCAGgttctgacttgtggtgaccctataggacagggcagcaccGCCCTGGGGTTTCAAGCACCTGGGGGCGCCAACTGGAGGCCTGGTAGCTGGCAGCTCAGTGAAGCCCACTCCGTAGCCGCTGGGCCTGCTCTACCTCAAACGTGGCACACTCCACCACCTGGGCAtcacaagaagtacaggccacacCCCCCAGAGCACCATCCTCACCTGTCCCTGCTCTGGCTTCCACCCTGGCCAGCAGCGCCTGCCCTTGGGGCCTCCCTGTCCCACTGGTCTGGCTGGCTGTGCCCTGCTGTGATGACCTTGTCTTAGCCCATCTCCTCTACAGAGACTTGCTTTCCAAGCAAGGTCCCGTTGGCAGCTCCTGGGATCACATCTTTTGGGGACACAGCTTTGCCCCGACACCATTGGCCCTCACCCAGCTAGGACCACCCCTCACCTGGACTCAAACCCACAGGCAGCACCCACCCCTCAGTCCTCTTGCTCATGCCAGGATGCTGGTGGTGGCAGgtacagcagctggtggtgtcgaTGGCAGCTGGGAGGAAGGCCAGCCCTGGGGGCCCCCAAACACAGTCCTGCTTTGTCAGGGTCTGCTCCAACAGGGGTTTCTTTAATAGGGCGATCTCCCCacacctccaggcctgggtccccagttAACCCCACCCGCCCCTCCCTCTCAAAGAGTGTTTAtgggggttatcagccatctagagcaatcagactctatAGTCTGTCCCGCCCTAAGTAGGGCCCCCTCCCTGCTGATCAGGACAATGGATTGAAGGAGAGTCCAGAGACAgagtcaagccaactcaaggagggGTGAGCAATcctatgctttatcttgtctgatgtccaaCCTCCCcttggaccattcaattgtgggggctgggttgtgtgtgtgtgtgtgtgtgtgtccctctcGACCAGCCTCTGAGGCCATACTCCCTTTCCTCCTGGTagtgcgtgtgcacacacacacagacatacacatgcacgcacacatacatgcacacacacgcacacatgtgcATGCACGTGTACACATGCACACGTGCATACacccacacatgtacacatagatgtgtgtgcgcgtgcttttacacacacatatacacatacattgcgCACATACACGCGCATGCGCACACACGTCAGCTGTCTCCGGAGGGGCCGCTGTGGGTTCCACCCGCTGGCCTCGAGGGGAGTGGCCCCACGCCTTGACCATGCGCCACCGGGCTCCTACTCCTGGGATGTAGAGCCCCCTGCTAACAGACAGGTGTTAGGGTGAATACCCCCATAGGAATATCACAGCAAGTTCAAGTGTTTCCCGGTTTGGAGTGCGCCGGGCTGGAGGAGGGCGAGGGCAGCCAGGGAGCAGAGGGACGATGTGGACTGGACAGGATGGAAGACAGGAGTCACAGAGAGGGTCTGGGATCAGGGAGCCAGCCGGGGGGAGGGTCCACAGCTTGGGGTTGGAGTCGAGCTTTAAACAGCTGAATTCTAAGTTGATGGTGGCAACTGGATACCCTCCCCCCTAATCCACAACTTACAATTATACAcctgtgggggaggaggggagggagggggaactgattccaaTGATGGAACACTTTAACCACACCCCCCTCCAGGGGTGAGAACAACAGGAACGGGGGAGGTCGGGGAGCAGGGGCAgcagtcgatgtgagatatgaaaataatagtagtttataatttaccaaggggccacgaggtggtgggggcgggggcagaaaagaggagctgatcccaagggctcaataaaaagtaactgtctagaaaagagcgATGGCAAcagatgaacaaatgtgcttgatacaatggatgtatggattgtaacaagagttgtgagagcccccaatgaaataatcttttaattaaaaaattatataaaatgatcttttaatttaaaaaattgtaagcaaaaataaaaaattgtaagcatatatacatatatgtaaggTTTTGACAAAGTACGCTTCCTGCTCTGGGCGCCCCCTCCGTGTTGGGAGGCCAGCTACACCTTACTGGTTTGTGGCAGGACACCAGGCCCCTCCGCTCAGGCTGCCTCAGCTGGTGCCTCTGCCCTGGGTCAGGTGGGCACCACTGTTCCCAGGATGCAGGACACATCCCAATCTCCCTCCATCGGCCATCTGTCTCCTTGTTCTCACTGGAGCTGGGGTGCTGAATCCCCTGCTGGAGCATTGCCCAGCCACCAGGAGAGGAGCAGGGTAGGACATGGCCAGTAGGCTCAGGAGACCCCCAGCTCCATGAGCAGCTGTCCATCTGCTGCCACCAAGCTCACAGGCAGACAATCACGCGGGGGCAGCTGGCCACCAGGAGCTGGCACGGACACGAGCCTCCCCCTAGAAGTGGGGGCCACTGTGTGGGGTGGAGGCCCGCTGAGCCCATGGAGGTCAaaggtgtcacacacacacacaccccacagccCTACCCAGCACACTGCCAGGCTGGGGCCTCGGGCGCCTTCCCCTGCTCTTTCTGCTCCATCTTGCCCGGGCCACGGGG
Proteins encoded in this window:
- the GPX4 gene encoding phospholipid hydroperoxide glutathione peroxidase GPX4 isoform X3; the encoded protein is MSFSRLCRLLKPAALCGTVLASGLASTMCASRDDWRCARSMHEFSAKDIDGRMVNLDKYRGFVCIVTNVASQUGKTDVNYTQLVDLHARYAECGLRILAFPCNQFGRQEPGSNAEIKEFAAGYNVKFDMYSKVCVNGDDAHPLWKWMKVQPKGRGILGNAIKWNFTKVRGCVVGWGPGQLPVPRGQERLCGEAVRPHGGALGDREGPALLPLVPQALPQPTALRYLDPSPRHP
- the GPX4 gene encoding phospholipid hydroperoxide glutathione peroxidase GPX4 isoform X2, producing the protein MSFSRLCRLLKPAALCGTVLASGLASTMCASRDDWRCARSMHEFSAKDIDGRMVNLDKYRGFVCIVTNVASQUGKTDVNYTQLVDLHARYAECGLRILAFPCNQFGRQEPGSNAEIKEFAAGYNVKFDMYSKVCVNGDDAHPLWKWMKVQPKGRGILGNAIKWNFTKFLVDKNGCVVKRYGPMEEPLVIEKDLPCYL
- the GPX4 gene encoding phospholipid hydroperoxide glutathione peroxidase GPX4 isoform X1, with product MGPLSRGVGLAGHWRGPTAADMGRAVAGSSRCRGRGRGRGRGGRRRAAAGRQKARACKRRRARPQRKCASRDDWRCARSMHEFSAKDIDGRMVNLDKYRGFVCIVTNVASQUGKTDVNYTQLVDLHARYAECGLRILAFPCNQFGRQEPGSNAEIKEFAAGYNVKFDMYSKVCVNGDDAHPLWKWMKVQPKGRGILGNAIKWNFTKFLVDKNGCVVKRYGPMEEPLVIEKDLPCYL